Part of the Hyalangium ruber genome, GGAGGTCTTCTCCTTCACCCGGCCGATGAACCAGGAGCGGATGGTGTCGCGGCACTTGTAGTCGAAGTCCCCTGGGCTCTGGGTGGCGAGCATCAGGCCGAGGCCCGCCGAGCGCGCCCGCTTGAGCAGACTCTCCATCGGCTGCTTGGTGGCGGGCTGCCGCATTGCCGGCAGGTACATGTCCGCCTCATCGAAGAGGAGGACCGCTTGCAGCTCGGTGGAGGGGTTGCGGTTGAGCCAGCGTGTCACCTCGATGAGCAGCTGGGAGACCCAGAAGAGGACGTTGTTCGTGTCTCCGAGGAAGCGGGTGCTGATGATGCTCAGGCGCGTCCGGCCTGGCTTCGCGTGGGCGCCCCGGCCCAGCAGCACATCCATGTCGAGCTTCTCGGATCCACTGCTCAGCAACGACTCGGTATCGATGCGGAGCCGGTCCAGGTCTTCCGCCAGCTTGTCGAACAGCTTCGTGTCCAACCGGCCCGCGGCACTGACGAGCCGAGGATCCTTGTCAGCGATGAAGTCGCTGAGCCGCTTCAAGGTGACGCCCTCCGGGGAGAGCTGGACGAACTGGTCGATGGCCTGGCTCAGCAGCGTGCGGCAGGACTTGTCGCGTGGGCTCTGTCGGTAGTCCAGCATGCCCGCCAGCGCGTCCGCCGCGTGGCGTGTCGCCTGCTGCCGATCGAAGGCTGGGAGCTGGGCGAGCCCGTCCGGCACGATGGGAATTGCGAGCGGGCGCCCCTGCGGGTGGCCTGGCGTGAAGAGGGCCACATCCAGGCACTTCCTCAGCCGGGCCTGACGCTCAGCGCGCTCTTTTCCGTCGACGTCGCGCGTCCAGAACGCTTCCGCCGCGTAGCCGGCGAGGTCACCCTTGCGGTCGACGAGAATGACCGGGATGCCCTGGAGCAGGAGCTGCTCCACGAGGTTCAACGCCACCGTCGTCTTGCCACTGCCGGAGCCCCCCAGGAACGCCGCGTGCCGGGTGAGCTCATTGGGCTGCAGGATGACCTCCTCCTTCAGGAGGCTGTCCATGACTCCGGCGCGGATGGGCACCCGAGGCTTGGGAGGCGCCGAGGGAGCCTGCTCGCTGGCCACACGTGGCGCCGCGGCCACGGGAGCAGGGGGCGGGGGCGCGAGAGGCACCACGGGCTTGGGTGGAACGGGCTTGCTCGCCGCAGCCTCCGGCGGAGGCGTGCGCACGGGTGCCTGGGGCGCCGAGGCCGTGGAGCCCAGGTGATCCAGGTCCAGGATGTCGCGCACCGGCTTGAGCTGGGTAAGGGGCTGGACCGACCGGAGCCAGGCGGCAAACTCGGGATGGGACTCGTGCTTCTTGCGGAACTCGCGCAGCGCCAGGATGACGCGGCTGTCGCTGTCCTCCAGCACCGCGCTGCGTCCCCCCTTGGCGATGAGCTTCCCCAGCTCCATTGCCGCGCTGGAAGTCGGGCTGTTGGGGAACGAGCTGGTGCGCACCACGACGGGTGTCTGCCCCCGGGCGGCCTTGCGCGCCTGTTCAAGTTGCCGCAAGAGCGCTCCGCGTCCCGAGCCCTTGTTGCAGAAAGCCACCCGCAGCCGCTCCTGGCCCGGGGACATCCCCACGTGGATGACCTCGCCCTCGGCCTGGGCGTCGAAGCGGTGGCCCGTCGTCAGCTCCTCCGAGGCAGCGCGAAGAGCCCAGACGAGCAGCGTGGCCAGCTCTGCATCCTCCTCGGGCGGCGCCTCGGCATGTGCGGACCGGAAGTCGTTCCACGCCTGGTCCAGCGCCAGGGCCTTCGGCTCGGGGGGAGGCGGCGCGCTCTCCACCTTGCCGCTGTCCAGCGGGAAGCGATCGGGCACCGTACCGTCGCGGATGGCGCGCTCGCGCCAGACTCGGCACGTCTCGAGCACGTCCCGGGCGCGCATGCCGGCCAGCGCCTCGAACCCTTCGTGGGGGAAGGGGAAGGTGGGCTCCGCATGATCAAAGGGCGCGTCTTTCAGCTCATAGAGGTGTTCCAGCCGGCGCTCGGCGATACGCCGGGCTTCGTCGGCCGTGCGCAAGGCCTCCAGCTTGACGAAGGGCGGATCCTTCTCGATGCGGTCACGCAGCGACTGCGTGAGCTGATTGCTCAACCCGCTCCAGAAGTTGTGCAGGCAGCTGACGACGATGATCGACGAGGGCACGCGGTCGGCCAGGGCGCAGAGCGTGGTCATCACCCGGCGGATGTGCGGCACCTGCTGGGTGTTCTCGAAGTCGTTCAGGCCCTCCATCTGGTCCACGAACAGCACGAGCGAGTGGCCCAGCGCCGCGATGAGCCGCCCCAGGTGCTCCACCATCTCCAGGGGCTCGTGGTCATGGATGCGAGGCACCAACCCACCGAGCCACTTGCGGTCACTGTCCGAGAGGTTCTCGCACCGCAGGTACTTGAGCACGCGTCCCTTGAGGCGCGGGTCATCGCGCTGGAGGAAGAGCAGCGCGCGCATCAAGTCCAGGTCGACCTTCTCGAAAACGGACTGACTCTTGAGTTCGTCGGCGGCGACCTCCACGAGGTTGGGGATCTCCTCGGCATCCGCCTCCGGATGCGCCAGCAGGGAGGTTACGTCGGCCACCTTGCCGCACTTGGCCAGCAGCGCGTCGGAGATCTTCTCCAGCCCGGAGTGGGCCTCGCCGGGCTCGAGGTAGGGCTGGTCCAGCGAGGTGATGAGGTTGCTGAGGATGTAACGGCCGTAGTTGGACGAAGCCGTCGTCATCTGCATGTAGCCCACGAAGCCAAGCGAGCGCTCGTGGGCCTCGGAGCGGAAGGCCCGCAGCAGATGCGTCTTGCCGCAGCCGGAGTCTCCGAGCAGCAGCAGGATCCGTCCCGAGTCCGGGCCTGGCGGGGTCGTCGCACGCAGCAACAGGCGCTCGAAGGCCGCACGGGCCTCCTGATGCACCGTCTCCACATCGAAGGGATCCTGCTTCCGAACGTCGGGCTGGTGCTGAACGGAGTGGAAGACCTCCGTATCCGAGAGGAAGGCGGCGAGGCGGGGATCGATCTGGGTCGTCAAGGGCTGCCCCCGAGGGAAGGGCGAGGGATTGACTGCGGCTACAGGGCGATGAAGTGAAAGGTGGCGCCGAGGTGCTGGATCTCCGAGGCGGACACATCCGCGGGGTCCATCAGCTCCACCATGTCCGCGCGGCTCAGGGACAGCAGGCGCTTCTGGTTGGCCTCGATGAGGCGGCGCTTGAAGGACTGCTCATCCAAGCCCTGCCCCTGCATGGCACGCCAGACGTGGGAGATGAAAACCCGGTCGTCTCCGAAGCGCCCGCTCGTCGCGGTGCGAGCCGCCTGCAGGACCCGCCCGGCGAAGTCGTGCAGGACATCCTGAACGGGCTGAACGGGCGCGGGAGCCGACTCGGCGGGCGTGGACTCCACGGCCGGAAAGGCCCACGCGCGCAGGGCCGCCAGGCGCAGGCTGTCCGTGTCCGTGCGCCGAGCCCCCACGCTCCGGGCGGCCAACTGCTGCAGGGCCTGCGCGGGAGCCACCTCGCGCGAGGCTTGCAGCGCCCGGCCGAGCAACACCGCCTGCACTGCGGCCAGGGTGAATGGCTTGTCGGTCTCCACCCCCAGCTGTCGCCAGCACAGCGCATCCCGAACCTGCGCGAGGCTCTGGGGACTGGAGGCCGAAAGCCCGAGCTGCTTCTGCACGAGCACCGCGCGCATGCCGTCGGCACGACCCAACCGGGACAGGTTCGCCGAGGAAGGTGGCAGCCCCAGCGCCAGCGCCACCAGATGCACGCGCTTGAGCTGCTTCCAGCTCGTACCCTTGGCCAGGCGCTCCACCCCGAGCGCCGCGAGCCCTCGGGTGCGCCCCTCCGGGGTAACGGTGAGGCCCTTGCGCGCGTTCTGCAGTACGAGGCCCCCTTGCTCGAGCCGGGTCAGCGCCTCCTCGAGCCGGGTGCTCCACTCACCGCTGCTCCAGCGGTGCTCTGCGAAGGGCTTCAACGCGCGCGACAAATCGCTCCGGGCCCCCTTCCCCTCGGCGCGCGTCAGCAACCACGCCAGCGCCAGCTCCCCGATACGCGAAACGTCATCCCCCACCATCTGCATCCTCCCCAAGAGGCGGTGGCACTCTCGCCAGGTCGCGCCTCCGTGAGACTACCTGACGGAGCGTATCTCGAATCTCCCGCCACCGGGCTACTACATCGTCGGCGAGGAACCGGAGAACCAGGTAACCGTGGAGTTGCAATTCCAGGTCCTTGCGTCGGTCCCGCCGGTAGGCCTCGGGCCCCCGGAAGTGATAGTAGCCGTCGATCTCGATGGCCACACGCAGCAGGTCGGACAGGAAGTCTACCTCTACAGGCCGATTGTGGATTCTGAACTTCGCGCGCTTGTTGAGTTCGAAGAGCCCGTGAGTGTCCGGAAATTCATCGAGCATCATCCGCAGGAATCGCTCGGCTTCGCTTCGCGCTCCATCCGCCTCGGCGGGATTCGAAGCGGCGGCTTCGCGCCCCCGGGCCGCCTTGGCGAACTGGGCGAGCAACTCCTCCGAGACGCCATCCTCCGCCAGCCCGGACAGGGAGTCGGAGAGGGTGTCGGCGTGCCGAACCCCATGCGCCTCCAGCCGCCTCCGGAGCTCGACGGGTGAAGGTGCCTCCAGCCCGATGAGCCCCTCCCGCACCATGGCATGCGCCTGGGTTTCACTGCTCCCCAGGAAGCTGTCGACGGCCGGGCGCTCCGTGTTGAGCGCCAGGGGCAGCAGGGGCACGGCGTCACACAGTCGTGCCGCCGTCCGCGCGGCGCGCGCGAACCAGGTTGGCTCCACTCCGGTGAGCAGGAGCGCCGGGGCCGTGCCCGCGGGGACGAGTGTATGCAGTGCCGCGAGGACACGAGCAGGCTCCCCATTACAGGCGGCCAATACCGCGCTGAAGAGAAGTCCCCCGGCGTGCCCGGTCGAAAGCTGGAGGAGGACCTTGCACACCGCCGTGGCATCACCGTCTGGAGCCAGGGGGAGGAACTCCTGGAGAACGACGTCGCGCTCGTAAGTCGTCCTTCCCTCCAGTCGTGTCCGCAGCTCACCCGGGGCCAGGCCCACGCACGCTCCCAGGAAGTCCGCCGCGTCGGCCCGGACGTTCCTCTCGCGGACCAGGGTCTCCACCCACGCACGAACCACTTCCACTTCCACCTCCGCCACCACGGTGCAGAGCAGCCGGCGGCGCGGCTCGAGCCAGCGGCGCAGCAAGGTCATGGCATGTCCCGAGCGGCCCACGAGCACGGTGAGCGTGGGGATGCCCTGCTCCTCCCTCCGGCGCTGGTGCCGCTCCAGGGCCTGCTGGACGAAGGCGTCACTCCGAGGCTCGAGGGCAACCAGGGACACGGGACAAGCCTCCTCGGCGGAGCGCCAGAAGTCCGGAGTATCTTATCTGCGGGCGGTGGTGCCCTTCGGCGTACGTCCCCGGGTGAGGTGCGTCACCGCCTCGCCCAGGCCCTCGAGGGTGAGGGGGAACATGGAGAAGACCCGGGCGATGGCCGCGATGGTCGAGCCGGCCCAGATGCGCGGCGACTCCGGGTTGAGCCACGCGCTGCGCTCGAAGTGCTGGGAGAGCTGCATCAACCAGACGAGCCCCTCCACGCCATCCTGCGAGTAGTTGCCGTTGGCATCCGTGCGGATGCCCAGCTCATAGGGCGCCATGTACGCATCGCCCACGATGACCAGCTTGTGGTGCCGCCCCACCTGGCCGATGAGGTCCGGCACCGTGATTCCGCCCGTGAGCTGCGGGGTGGCGTACAGCTTCCCGTACACGCAGTTGTGGAAGTAGTAGGTGCGCAGCTCCTTGAAGTGCGTGGCCCGGCTCGCCGCGCTGAACAGCCGGCTCACCAGCGCCGCGTACGGGTCCATCGAGCCGCCCGAGTCCATCAGCAGCACCACGCGCGTGTTGGGCCGGCGCTGTGGCCGCGTCACCACCTCCAGCTCTCCCGCGTTCTTCGCCGTGGCGCTGATGCTCTCGTCCACGTCCAGCTCGTCCGCCACGCCCTCACGCGCGAAGGCGCGCAGCTTGCGCAGCGCCACCTCCAGCTGCCGCGTGTCCAGCACGATGTCGTCCCGATAGCCCTGGTACTTGCGCTCTCCGGCCTGCATCAGCGCCGTGCCCTGCCGGCCTCCGGTGCCTCCCACGCGGATGCCCTGCTGCGGCGCGCCTCCGTTGCCGAAGGGCGAGGTGCCCCCGGTGCCGATCCACCGGTTGCCTCCGTCATGCCGCTCGCGCTGCTCGCGCAGCCGCTCCTCGAAGAGCTGCCGCAGGGCTTCGACGTCCAGCGAGTTGAGCAGCGCCTGCTCCTCGGGGGTGAGCTCCTTGCGCTCACGCGCGTCCTTGAGCCAGTCCATCAGCTCGCGCGTCAGCTCCAGCCCCGCCGACTCCATGCCCTTGAAGTGCGCCAGGAAGGCCTGATCAAAGGCGTCCAGCTGCGTCTCCGAATGCACCAGCAGCGCCCGCGCCACGTGGTAGAAGCCATCCAGGCTGCTGTCGTGCAGGCCCGCCTTCAGCGCGCCCGCCAGCGCCAGCGCCTCCTGCGCGCCCACCGGCACCCCGCGCTTGCGCAGCTCATAGAGGAAGGGCAGGAACATGGCGCTCGCCTCCTCTTAAGCCCGCGTCCGCCGACCGCGCCCGAACGCCTCCGACACGGCGATGAGGTCCTGCTCCTTCTTCAGCAGCGCGCCGAGGAACGGCAGGTTCTCATCCAGCTTGAAGCTCTGCACGCCGCTGGCCTTGAGCACGGCGATCCAGTCGATGAGCTCGCTGGTGGAGGGGCGCTTGCGCAGCCGGGTGAAGCCGCGCAGCTCGTAGAAGATCTTCAGCGCCTGCTCCGCCAGCGCCTCTTCCAGCCCCGGATGGTGGACCCCGACGATGCGGCGCATCAGCTCCGTGTCCGGGAAGTCGATGAAGTGGAAGACGCACCGGCGCAGGAACGCATCCGGCAGCTCCTTCTCGTTGTTGCTGGTGATGATGACCACCGGGCGGTGCGCGGCCACCACCTCGTCGTTCGTCTCCGTGATGCGGAAGCGCATCCGATCCAGCTCGTGGAGCAGGTCGTTGGGGAACTCGAGGTCCGCCTTGTCCACCTCGTCGATGAGCAGCACCACGCGCTCGGGGGAGGAGAACGCCTCGCCCAGGGGCCCCAGGCGGATGTAGCGGCGGATGTCCTTCACGTCCCCGTCGCCGAAGCGCGAGTCATACAGGCGCTGCACGGTGTCGTAGACGTAGAGCCCGTCCTGGGCGCGCGTGGTGCTCTTCACGTGCCAGGGGATGAGCCGCAGGCCCAGCGCTTCGGAGATGGCCTCGGCCAGCAGCGTCTTGCCGGTGCCCGGCTCGCCTTTCACCAGCAGCGGGCGCTGGAGCACCAACGCGCAGTTGACGGCGGCCTGGAGGCCTTCGCTGGACAGGTACTTCTCGGTTCCACGGAATCGGGAGGTGGGCGTCATGGAGGTTACTCCCTCCTTTAACACCCTCGGCCCTTCCGTGCGCTCCGCACTGCCTCCCCTGGCAGGCCGGCCCTCGGCCCTGTTGGCAAGGCCGGCTCCAAGCCTGCCCGGGGATGCCAGGCCCCCCGCCCGTGGGTGAAGGGGCCCGGCTCCGCGACGAGGCTTAGTCCCCGCCGCTGTTGTCGTAGACGGTCAGGTTGTCGGTGCTGATCTTGCGACCGACGAAGCGCAGCGTGACGTTGCAGCTCGGGATGCCGCCGCAGTCGGCGCCCGCACAGGCCGAGCTCAGCGCCAGCGAACCCTCGAGGGTCTTGCCCAGCTTCTCGATCGTGTAGGTGGCCGAGGTGGTGTAGATCTCGGTGGTCGACTCGCGACGGGTGCGCGTGGTGGTGAAGACGGTGTTGTCCTCGACCTTGCCGCCCTGGATGGCCTCGCCGCCGATGGAGATGTCCTCGGCCTGGCCCAGGCTGTAGTCGATGTTACCGGGCTCCAGGTACTGCACGTCGTCGATGCCGTCCCAGATCACCCACTGCTCTTCGTCCACCATGTTGGTGGTCTCGTCCGGGTTGGTGGTGGGGACCTGGCCCGCGCGGAAGCAAGCAGCGGTGTTCGCGAGCGTCACCCGCTCCATGGCCACGCGATAGATGGACGGCTGGCTACCACCGCAACCCAGAAGACCACTGACCGCCACAACGGCTACTGCCAACTTGATGGAACGCATTCCTGGACTCCTCATGAATGAAAGGGCGACTGGCGCCCGTCCCCCCCACGGCCGGCCCGCGAGGCGGGTGCTTGGCGCCGAGGCTGGGGGCCCCGGGCGGCTGCCGAGTATCAGGTAGCGCACAGATCAAGCAAGCAAAGAGCCGCCCGCTTTCTCGTACCACCTTGGAGGTAGTGAGCAGGCGCCCTGCCTGGAGAGCAACCGGGCGACCTGGGCCTCCCACCCGTGGCGGCGGCCCGTTACCCATCACCCCGAAGCAGCAGCGTGGGTAATCTCACCAGGGTTCACTGTCTCTCGGTTCCGGGTGTATGGCTGACACACCTTTACGCATCGTGAGCTACAACGTCCGATACTTCGGCCACGCGCTGCGTGGGCTGGCGAGTACGGTCGGTCCCAAGCGCCGGGTCTCCTTGGCGATCTCCTCGTTGGAGCCGTTGCCGGACATCGTCTGCCTGCAAGAGGTGGAGACGAGCTCGTTCCGCAGCTCCATCGCGCACCGCCCCCAGCACGCGGGCGAGACCCAGCTCCAGGCCTTCATGGGCCGCATGGAGGAGATCTTCGGGGCGCAAGGGCGGGAGATGCCCTACGACGCCTTCTACTTCCGCGCCCACCACTACAAGCTGGGCGACTTCTCGCTCTACACCACGGGCCTGGCCATGCTGGTCAACCGCAGGACGCTGCGGGTGGACCGGCACAACGTGGAGGCCCCCGCTCAGATTACCTACCACCACGTGCAGCGGCTGAAGGAGCGCAAGCAGAGCCGCATCTGCGCGCACATGCGGCTGGTGCGCGCCGACAACGAGCGCGCCTTCCATGTCTTCAACACCCACCTGAGCCTGCCCACCCCCTTCGCCCGCGAGTTCTGGGCCACCAAGGACAAGATGGGCCGGGGCGTCAACCAGCTCCACGAGGCGCGCACCCTGGTGAACCTGCTGCATGAGCACGCCCAGGGCGAGCCCTTCATCGTCGGCGGGGACTTCAACTCGCCGCCCGCCTCGCCCGTGTTCCATTACCTGTGTGACGAGGCCCACCTCACCAGCGCCCAGGTCGCCGTGGGGCAGATAGACCCGTCGGCCACTCGAGGCTTCCCCACCGCGGGTTTCATGCACATGCGCATGCACCTGGACCACCTCTTCTCCAACGGGGGGGTGCGCTGGCTCGACATGGAGGAGACGCGGCCGTTCGGGGACCTCTCCAGCCGCTTCCACGGGCTGTCGGACCACATGCCGCTCATCGCCCGCTTCGAGCTGGCGAGCTGAGCGGCCGCTTCAGGCCAGCGTCTTCTCCAGCTCGGCCCAGGCCTCGAGCAGCTCGCGCGTCTTGCGCTCGGCCAGCTCCTGGAACTCGGGCGCCATGTGCGCCACCTTGTCCGGGTGGTAGCGCGTCACCAGCGCCCGGAAGGCCCGCTTCGCCTCCTCCTTGGGCGTCCCGGGTGCGATGCCCAGCACCTGCCAGGGGTCCCTGCCCGTGGGCTGCGGCGGCGGAGGTGGCGGCTCGGCCTGGGCGCGCGTTCCACGAGGAGGCGTCGGATCCCCGGGGCCAGCGCGCGCGCCCGAGGGAGCCGCCTGGCGACGCGGGCCGGGCTTGCGCGCGGGGTCCGGCGCGGGAATGCGCGAGGAGAGCTGGCTGAGGGCCTCCTGCAAGTACCAGAGGTCCTCCCGCGGCACGCCCCGCTTGCGCAGCACGGCGCGCGGGCGGCCGCCCTCGAGCAGCAGGAAGCCGCTCGAGGCCGCATAGGCCTCCTGCTTGCTGCGCGGGTAGAGCCGCTCGCCCAGGTCTCCGAGCGGGTCCCTCCACATCCCCTCCACGGTGCCCTCGTCCGCCACGAGCACCTGCGTGAGCGTGTGGCCGAAGCTGGCCTCCAGGGTGTCGAAGGGCTCGCGCTCCTCGGGCGGGCGCATGCTCGGGCCGTGACGCACCCCCGTCACCAGCAACGGCCCTCGCGTCCCGTCCACCAGGGCGAAGAGCTTGTCGCGCACCTGCCTGTCGGAGAAGAAGAGGACGTGTACCACGGGCCGGAAGACTACGCGCTCACGTGGCCTGTTGTGCAGCTTCCGTCACGGGCATGGGTCCGCCTGCCCGTTCGCGACCCGGGCGTCCCTGGGTCGCCTCCCCTGCCCTCGCGTCGGAGTCACATCCCCCCTCACCGTACCTACCTCTATAAGGAGAGGAGGGGATGCGTGCCCTCCCCGGGCGGCCCAATCCCTGTGTTCCACCCGAGGAGCCTCGCACCTGCCAGGGAGGCCTGACGGTGACACCCGCGGACGGCGGCGAGTTCAAGCTCCTGATCGAGGCCATGGCCGACCCTCTGGTCGCATGCGATGGGGAAGAGCGCATCGTCCACCTCACCCAGTCCGCCGAGCGGCTGCTCGGCTGGAGCCGCGAAGAGCTGCGCGGTCAGCCCTTCAACCGGCTCGTTCCGACGCGCCTGCACACCGTGGATGGGCGCTCCCTGTTGCGCTACCTGCTGGATCGCCGCTGCTCCGATGGAGGCTGCCCCATCCTGCTACCGCTCCAGCGCCGCGAGGGGGAGGAGCTCATGCTGGAGGTGACCGCGGGCAGCGCCCGTGCGGGCGAGTCCGAGCGCGTCGTCCTGTCCCTGCGCCGCATCCCCGAGGCCCCCGACTTCCGCCGCACGGCCCTGGAGCAGGATACGTCCATCCGCCTCTGGCAGTACGGGCATGCAGGGGAAGCACACGCGCCCGCCGTCGCCGAGCGGCTCTACCAGGTCATCGTCGAGAACGCGCCGCTGGGGATCTTCCACTTCGATCGCACCCCCATCGTCACCGCGTGCAACGACTACTTCGTGCGCATCATCGGCTCGTCCAAGCGGCTCATCCTGGGGCTCAACCTGCTCACCCTGCGTGACGAGCGCATCATGCGCTGCATCCGCGCCACGCTCACTGGCAAGCACACCCGCTTCGAGGGGGAATACCACTCCATCACCGCCAAGAAGGTGACGCCGGTGCGCACCCTCTTCGCGCCCTGCTACGACGAGCACGGCGAGGTTTCCGGAGGCGTGGGCATCATCGAGGACATCACCTGGCAGCGGCGCATGGAGCAGGAGCGCGCCACCCGCGAGGCCCAGGTGAACACGCTGCTGGACACCGCGCCCATCGGCCTGGCGTTCCTGGACATGGAGCTGCGCTACGTGCGCATCAATGACGTGCTGGCCCGCTTCAATGGCCACCCGCCCGAGGCTCACCTCGGCCGCCGACCCCGGGAGGTGCTGGGCCCTCCGGGCGCCCTCCTGGAGCAGCGCCTGCAACGGGTGCTGGAGTCCGGAGTGCCCATCGAGAAGGTGGAGCTGAGCAGCAGCGCCGACTTCGGCTTCCCCGGCCCTGAGCGCTTCTGGGCGAGCAGCCTCTACCCGGTGCGCACCCCTGACGGCCGCGTGTTGGGCCTGGGGGCCGTGGTGGAGGACATCACCGAGCGCCGGCACGCCGAGGAGGAGCGCACCCGTCTGTACCGCGAGGCCCAGGAGGCCGTGCGCGTGCGCGACGACTTCCTCACCATCGCCTCCCATGAGCTGAAGACGCCGCTCACCCCGCTGGCGCTGCGCCTGGCTGGCCTCGAGCGCCGGTTGGACCGGGGCGAGCAGGTGGACCCCTCCAGCCTGCGCCACGCGCGCCAGCACCTGCTGCGCCTCACCGCGCTCATCAATGACTTGCTGGATGCCTCGCGCATCGAGTCCGGGCGCCTGGCGCTCCACCCCCAGCCCACCCGGCTGGACACCCTGGTCGAGCACGTCATCCACGTGACGGAGGGCACCCACGACGCCGAGCACCGCATCGAGTTCCAGCCTCCCGCCGCTCCCGCTCAGGTGCTCGGGGACCCCTACCGGTTGGAGCAGGTCATCGCCAACCTGCTGGAGAACGCGCTGAAGTACAGCCCCGACGGCGGCACCATCCACGTGGCCCTGGAGCCGCGCGGCGAGCTGGTGCTGCTCACCGTGCGGGATCCGGGCATCGGCATTCCCCCCGACCAGCAGGAGCGCCTCTTCGAGCGCTACTTCCGAGCGCGCAACGTCTCCACCCACTCCTACGGCGGGCTGGGGCTGGGGCTCTACATCTGCCGCGACATCGTCGAGCGCCACGGTGGCAGCATCTGGGTGGAGAGCGAGGTGGGCCGCGGCTCCACATTCTATGTGGCCCTTCCGACACTGCCGGCGACCCCGGTGGCGCCCCCTCACCTGCCCGAGCGCCACGTCCACTGAAACTCTTGCAGGGCGCTCTGCAAAAAAGACAGGCCCTGTGTCCACCGGTGCTCACTTCAAGGGGGCAACCGCTCGTAAAACGCGGCTCCCAGCGCTGGCACGCGGAGTGCTTAAGAGTCCGGTGGGAGGAAGGACTTCAAGGATGGACTCCATGACGACTGATAGCCCCACGATGACGCGCGAGAAGGATGGCTGGCTCATTCGGGTGAAGATGGGCGGCCGCATCCAGGAAGTACGCTGCACGAGCGAGAGCCAGGCGCGCTACTTCACGGCGATGCTGACGCTCAACCCGCTCAAGCCCACGCGCTTCCGCAACTGATTCTTTCTGGGCCACGGCGCTCGAGCGTCCGTGGCCCTTGTCGTGTCCAGGCGCCTCAGCCCGGCTGGCGAAGCTGGGCCTCTTGGAGGTACGCGCGCTCCAGGGCCGAGGCGCCCTGAAGGCCGGCAAGCTGCCCGAGCGTGCGCAGCAGCCCCGACTCCAGCTCCACGTCATTCACCTGTCTCGCCCAGGCCAGCGCGCGCTGGGTGTGCTCGCGGGCCTCGGGCCACCGTCGCTCGGCGGCGTACAGCTCGGCCAAGAGCTGGTGCAGCTCCGCGCAGCGAGCGTCCAGGCGCTGCTGCTCGCACGTGGTCAGCGCCGAGCGAAGCGTGGCCTCCGCCTTGGCGGGCTCGCTGGCGGCCCGCTGCGCCAGAGCGTGCTGTCGCTCCACGTCCATCAGGAACCAGGGATCGCCCTCCTCGCGCGCGGCGGACGCGTAGAGTTCCCACCGCGCCGGCAGTTGCTGGAGCAGCGGCAGAGCGCTCAGGAGAAGATCGTTCTCTCCGCTGGCCTGGAGCTGGCGGAGGAAGCCCTCGCCCTCGCTGGCCTCCAGCTTGCCCGCGACGAGCTGGGCGAAGGTGGCGGCCAGGGGCGCGCGCTTCGTGAAGTCCCGCTTCGCGATCCGCTCGAGAGAGGGCTCCAGCACGCGGGCGCCATAGTGGGCATCCAGCGCCTGGGCCACGGGCCGAAGCGCGAGCACCCGCTCCGCCGTGGGTGCGGATCCGACGGCGAGGTACAGCGAGCGGCGCGCCACGGGCGGTGCGTCTCGCACGGCGCTCTCGGGCATGGGCGTGCCCTGTTCGACCAGCGCCTTGCCCGCGTCCCTCGCGGCCTTCCACCGGTTGCGCCGCTCCAGCACCGGGTTCTCCAGCGCGACCTTGCGCTCGCGGGCCTCGTCGCTCCAACCCGCCTCGTTGAGCGCCACCACCTTGCCGAAGCTCTCCGCCGCCAGCAGGTCCAGCCCCAGCTCGCGCAGCACCAGGCCCCGGTTC contains:
- a CDS encoding AAA family ATPase, yielding MTPTSRFRGTEKYLSSEGLQAAVNCALVLQRPLLVKGEPGTGKTLLAEAISEALGLRLIPWHVKSTTRAQDGLYVYDTVQRLYDSRFGDGDVKDIRRYIRLGPLGEAFSSPERVVLLIDEVDKADLEFPNDLLHELDRMRFRITETNDEVVAAHRPVVIITSNNEKELPDAFLRRCVFHFIDFPDTELMRRIVGVHHPGLEEALAEQALKIFYELRGFTRLRKRPSTSELIDWIAVLKASGVQSFKLDENLPFLGALLKKEQDLIAVSEAFGRGRRTRA
- a CDS encoding vWA domain-containing protein; the encoded protein is MFLPFLYELRKRGVPVGAQEALALAGALKAGLHDSSLDGFYHVARALLVHSETQLDAFDQAFLAHFKGMESAGLELTRELMDWLKDARERKELTPEEQALLNSLDVEALRQLFEERLREQRERHDGGNRWIGTGGTSPFGNGGAPQQGIRVGGTGGRQGTALMQAGERKYQGYRDDIVLDTRQLEVALRKLRAFAREGVADELDVDESISATAKNAGELEVVTRPQRRPNTRVVLLMDSGGSMDPYAALVSRLFSAASRATHFKELRTYYFHNCVYGKLYATPQLTGGITVPDLIGQVGRHHKLVIVGDAYMAPYELGIRTDANGNYSQDGVEGLVWLMQLSQHFERSAWLNPESPRIWAGSTIAAIARVFSMFPLTLEGLGEAVTHLTRGRTPKGTTARR
- a CDS encoding helicase HerA-like domain-containing protein; this encodes MTTQIDPRLAAFLSDTEVFHSVQHQPDVRKQDPFDVETVHQEARAAFERLLLRATTPPGPDSGRILLLLGDSGCGKTHLLRAFRSEAHERSLGFVGYMQMTTASSNYGRYILSNLITSLDQPYLEPGEAHSGLEKISDALLAKCGKVADVTSLLAHPEADAEEIPNLVEVAADELKSQSVFEKVDLDLMRALLFLQRDDPRLKGRVLKYLRCENLSDSDRKWLGGLVPRIHDHEPLEMVEHLGRLIAALGHSLVLFVDQMEGLNDFENTQQVPHIRRVMTTLCALADRVPSSIIVVSCLHNFWSGLSNQLTQSLRDRIEKDPPFVKLEALRTADEARRIAERRLEHLYELKDAPFDHAEPTFPFPHEGFEALAGMRARDVLETCRVWRERAIRDGTVPDRFPLDSGKVESAPPPPEPKALALDQAWNDFRSAHAEAPPEEDAELATLLVWALRAASEELTTGHRFDAQAEGEVIHVGMSPGQERLRVAFCNKGSGRGALLRQLEQARKAARGQTPVVVRTSSFPNSPTSSAAMELGKLIAKGGRSAVLEDSDSRVILALREFRKKHESHPEFAAWLRSVQPLTQLKPVRDILDLDHLGSTASAPQAPVRTPPPEAAASKPVPPKPVVPLAPPPPAPVAAAPRVASEQAPSAPPKPRVPIRAGVMDSLLKEEVILQPNELTRHAAFLGGSGSGKTTVALNLVEQLLLQGIPVILVDRKGDLAGYAAEAFWTRDVDGKERAERQARLRKCLDVALFTPGHPQGRPLAIPIVPDGLAQLPAFDRQQATRHAADALAGMLDYRQSPRDKSCRTLLSQAIDQFVQLSPEGVTLKRLSDFIADKDPRLVSAAGRLDTKLFDKLAEDLDRLRIDTESLLSSGSEKLDMDVLLGRGAHAKPGRTRLSIISTRFLGDTNNVLFWVSQLLIEVTRWLNRNPSTELQAVLLFDEADMYLPAMRQPATKQPMESLLKRARSAGLGLMLATQSPGDFDYKCRDTIRSWFIGRVKEKTSLEKMRPMLSEARVDFTSKIPHQATGEFHVVREGKVDRLKADLSVLATEQLSDDELLRLALRTLSKEPM
- a CDS encoding endonuclease domain-containing protein, whose product is MSLVALEPRSDAFVQQALERHQRRREEQGIPTLTVLVGRSGHAMTLLRRWLEPRRRLLCTVVAEVEVEVVRAWVETLVRERNVRADAADFLGACVGLAPGELRTRLEGRTTYERDVVLQEFLPLAPDGDATAVCKVLLQLSTGHAGGLLFSAVLAACNGEPARVLAALHTLVPAGTAPALLLTGVEPTWFARAARTAARLCDAVPLLPLALNTERPAVDSFLGSSETQAHAMVREGLIGLEAPSPVELRRRLEAHGVRHADTLSDSLSGLAEDGVSEELLAQFAKAARGREAAASNPAEADGARSEAERFLRMMLDEFPDTHGLFELNKRAKFRIHNRPVEVDFLSDLLRVAIEIDGYYHFRGPEAYRRDRRKDLELQLHGYLVLRFLADDVVARWREIRDTLRQVVSRRRDLARVPPPLGEDADGGG